In one Rhopalosiphum padi isolate XX-2018 chromosome 3, ASM2088224v1, whole genome shotgun sequence genomic region, the following are encoded:
- the LOC132927813 gene encoding 26S proteasome regulatory subunit 6A-A-like, with protein sequence MLSNIYKMTLQGKTLLARACAAQTKLTFLKLAGPQLVQKFIGDGAKLIRGAFALAKEKAPAIIFIDELDAIGTKRFNSQKAGNREVQRTMLELLDQMNGFTSTVDIKVIAATNRVDILDPELLRSGRLDRKIEFPHPNQEARARIMQIHSRKMTKFDVNFEELSRSTDDFNGAQCKAVCVEAGMIALRRGASTVTHEDFMDAIMEVQAKKKSNLSYYA encoded by the exons atgctATCAAat ATATACAAGATGACTCTTCAAGGAAAAACACTTTTAGCTCGTGCATGTGCTGCTCAAACAAAGTTGACATTTTTAAAGCTTGCTGGTCCACAATTGGTACAGAAGTTTATTGGTGATGGAGCAAAATTAATACGAGGTGCATTTGCTTTAGCTAAAGAAAAAGCTCctgcaataatatttattgatgaattGGATGCTATTGGTACAAAACGTTTTAATTCTCAAAAAGCCGGTAATCGAGAAGTACAAAGAACGATGTTGGAACTCCTTGATCAAATGAATGGTTTTACTTCAACAGTTGATATAAAAGTGATTGCAGCTACTAATAGAGTAGATATTTTGGACCCAGAATTGTTGAGGTCTGGTAGATTAGATAGAAAAATTGAGTTCCCACACCCCAACCAAGAAGCTCGTGCACGTATTATGCAGATTCATTCAAGGAAAATGACCAAATTTGATGTTAACTTTGAAGAACTTTCAAGATCTACTGATGATTTTAATGGGGCACAATGCAAGGCTGTTTGTGTTGAAGCT GGTATGATTGCTTTGAGAAGAGGTGCATCAACTGTTACTCATGAAGATTTCATGGATGCCATAATGGAAGTCCAAGCTAAAAAGAAATCCAACTTAAGCtattatgcttaa
- the LOC132927575 gene encoding uncharacterized protein LOC132927575 yields MANNDNGNVVPSLLKFAYLKCNKAQQNDYKNMEVPKIDIQKCCLSIFEILRLNTAVGFNPLGDRQSMFAKVYSPSNDKLIFNICEEAAFHGHITCLKFARSIGVPWHTPSSSVPSACDWAASRGHLSCLKYACANGSRVDTMTCSTAAGYGQLDCLRFLHEQGYEWDAETCVMAAGHGQLECLKYAHENGCEWDEITCMQSALHGNLDCLKYAHENGCPWNEDVCYHAAINGQLQCLIYARENGCPWDSETTYHAAANGHLECLMYAHENNCPWHIYACSAALDGNHVDCFKYVLDYGCLPDHTDCNHYST; encoded by the coding sequence ATGGCGAACAACGATAATGGAAATGTCGTCCCCAGCCTCTTGAAGTTTGCCTACCTCAAATGTAACAAAGCCCAACagaatgattataaaaatatggaaGTTCCGAAGATCGACATACAAAAGTGTTGTTTGTcgatttttgaaatattgagaCTTAACACGGCTGTTGGTTTCAACCCGCTGGGCGATAGACAGTCCATGTTTGCCAAAGTTTATTCGCCTAGTAACGATAAACTAATTTTCAACATATGCGAGGAGGCCGCGTTTCACGGACATATAACATGTTTAAAGTTTGCTCGCTCAATCGGCGTCCCCTGGCACACTCCGTCCTCGTCCGTTCCTTCAGCGTGTGACTGGGCAGCGAGCAGGGGCCATCTGTCTTGTCTAAAGTACGCATGTGCAAATGGAAGTCGGGTAGACACGATGACGTGCTCGACAGCCGCTGGCTACGGCCAATTGGACTGTTTAAGGTTTCTCCACGAACAAGGATACGAGTGGGACGCAGAAACGTGTGTCATGGCTGCGGGACATGGACAACTAGAGTGCCTTAAATATGCTCACGAAAATGGATGCGAGTGGGACGAAATCACGTGTATGCAGTCTGCGTTGCATGGAAATCTGGACTGTCTAAAATACGCACACGAAAATGGTTGTCCGTGGAACGAAGACGTTTGTTATCATGCTGCGATTAATGGACAACTGCAGTGTTTGATATATGCCCGAGAAAATGGATGCCCGTGGGACTCGGAAACGACTTATCATGCTGCGGCAAATGGGCACCTGGAGTGTTTAATGTATGCACATGAAAATAATTGCCCGTGGCACATATACGCGTGTAGTGCAGCTTTGGATGGTAACCACGTCGATTGTTTCAAATATGTACTTGATTACGGATGTCTTCCGGATCATACTGATTGTAATCATTATTCAACTTAa